One window of the Halorussus sp. MSC15.2 genome contains the following:
- the ndk gene encoding nucleoside-diphosphate kinase, with amino-acid sequence MSETERTFVMVKPDGVQRGLIGDIVSRFEDRGLKMVAGKFMQIDEDLAHDHYGEHEGKPFFEGLVDFITSGPVFAMVWEGQDATRQVRKMMGETDPAESAPGTIRGDYGLDLGRNVIHGSDHEDPGANEREIDLFFDEEELVDYERIDAEWLYE; translated from the coding sequence GTGAGCGAGACCGAGCGCACCTTCGTGATGGTCAAGCCCGACGGCGTCCAGCGCGGTCTCATCGGTGACATCGTCTCCCGATTCGAGGACCGCGGTCTGAAGATGGTCGCCGGGAAGTTCATGCAGATAGACGAGGACCTCGCCCACGACCACTACGGCGAGCACGAGGGCAAGCCGTTCTTCGAGGGTCTCGTGGACTTCATCACGTCCGGCCCGGTCTTCGCCATGGTCTGGGAAGGCCAGGACGCGACCCGACAGGTCCGCAAGATGATGGGCGAGACCGACCCTGCCGAGTCCGCACCGGGCACCATCCGGGGCGACTACGGTCTGGACCTCGGCCGCAACGTCATCCACGGTTCGGACCACGAGGACCCCGGCGCGAACGAGCGCGAAATCGACCTCTTCTTCGACGAGGAGGAACTGGTCGATTACGAGCGCATCGACGCCGAGTGGCTCTACGAGTAA
- a CDS encoding GNAT family N-acetyltransferase: MPGPVFISGERVDLRVTEREDLDLLQRARSDPDIRTALTFTEPQTRGQVEAFYENTVAADNGDANFLVCTENREGALGEVDLFGVEDDHAEIAYWLVPEARGEGYATEAVTLLLDYAFETRGLRRTYARVVEHNDGSHDLLERLGFTEEGRLREHVFLDGEYRDVVLYGLLRDEWDGAP; encoded by the coding sequence ATGCCCGGTCCGGTCTTCATCTCTGGCGAGCGCGTAGACCTCAGAGTAACCGAGCGCGAGGACCTCGACCTGCTCCAGCGCGCCCGAAGCGACCCCGACATTCGGACGGCGCTGACGTTCACCGAACCGCAGACTCGCGGACAGGTCGAGGCGTTCTACGAGAACACGGTCGCCGCGGACAACGGCGACGCGAACTTCCTCGTCTGTACGGAGAACCGCGAGGGCGCGCTCGGTGAGGTCGACCTCTTCGGAGTCGAGGACGACCACGCCGAGATAGCCTACTGGCTCGTCCCCGAGGCCCGCGGCGAGGGGTACGCGACCGAGGCCGTCACGCTGCTTCTGGACTACGCCTTCGAGACGCGAGGGCTTCGTCGGACGTACGCGCGCGTGGTCGAACACAACGACGGGTCACACGACCTGCTGGAACGACTGGGGTTCACCGAGGAAGGCCGCCTGCGCGAACACGTATTCCTCGACGGTGAGTACCGCGACGTGGTGCTGTACGGTCTCCTGCGCGACGAGTGGGACGGAGCGCCGTGA
- the rpl7ae gene encoding 50S ribosomal protein L7Ae has protein sequence MPVYVNFDVPADLQDSAVEALEVARDTGSVKKGTNETTKAIERGNADLVFIAEDVQPEEIVMHLPELADEKGIPFVFVETQDDIGHAAGLEVGSAAAAITDSGEAEDDVDDIANKVEELR, from the coding sequence ATGCCAGTATACGTAAACTTCGACGTCCCAGCCGACCTCCAAGACAGCGCCGTCGAGGCGCTCGAGGTCGCACGAGACACAGGTAGCGTAAAGAAAGGAACGAACGAGACGACCAAGGCGATTGAGCGCGGCAACGCCGACCTCGTCTTCATCGCCGAAGACGTTCAGCCGGAAGAAATCGTCATGCACCTGCCGGAACTCGCCGACGAGAAGGGTATCCCCTTCGTCTTCGTCGAGACCCAGGACGACATCGGTCACGCCGCCGGTCTGGAAGTCGGAAGCGCCGCCGCGGCCATCACCGACTCCGGCGAAGCGGAAGACGACGTCGATGACATCGCCAACAAGGTCGAGGAACTCCGCTGA
- a CDS encoding sodium/proline symporter yields the protein MQGSGGIAGEAGIWVLGAFSLYLLVLLGIGLYSSRFMDSVGDYVIGGREIGPVVTGFSERASEMSGWLTLGVPADAYGTGIMAFLNGLGMIPADLFAWAAIAKRLRKYTELVQSVTLPTFFATRLGDDTGAVKGISAVVLMLFEGGYVGAQIVAAGTLLEILTGIQPWVGIVVGGVIVIGYTFLGGYFAVAWSDYFQGAIILAAFILLPVIAFANMGLPFEEVAATAGSSMTSITAGAAGWAAVFGVISYAAIGLGVPGNPHIMVRFMGIDRVKNVRLAALVAQLFMFVAYIGAALVGLYAVAMFGDGALANPDNAMPRLTLDLLPGAVAGIVLAAALAAMMSSADSQLLVATSAVVEDVYHGFVDPDASEEELVKYSRYVTFGLGAASVAFAFLAKDTPIYTLVLNYAWGGLGAAIGPTVIATLWWKRVTAKGSAASMVVGASAMILWTQLQTVLETVGLMPPESAAFWYGLVTVYGLFPAFVLSSVTLVVVSLFTEPPSDVDDHFDAFDKPLSAVVSTDGDGAPDYATDGGERTDGPRASSNLRSDGGTGGDTSPKVVTEGDNIRGHVAASGYWSDDER from the coding sequence ATGCAAGGTAGCGGCGGCATCGCGGGCGAGGCGGGTATCTGGGTGTTGGGCGCGTTCTCGCTCTACCTGCTCGTCCTGCTGGGCATCGGTCTCTACTCCTCGCGGTTCATGGACTCGGTGGGCGACTACGTCATCGGCGGCCGCGAAATCGGACCGGTCGTGACCGGGTTCTCCGAGCGCGCCTCCGAGATGAGCGGGTGGCTCACCCTCGGCGTGCCCGCCGACGCCTACGGAACCGGTATCATGGCGTTCCTCAACGGTCTCGGGATGATTCCGGCCGACCTGTTCGCGTGGGCGGCCATCGCCAAGCGCCTCCGGAAGTACACCGAACTCGTCCAGTCGGTGACGCTCCCGACGTTCTTCGCCACCCGACTCGGCGACGACACGGGCGCGGTCAAGGGCATCTCTGCGGTCGTCCTCATGCTGTTCGAGGGCGGCTACGTCGGCGCCCAAATCGTCGCGGCCGGGACCCTGCTCGAAATCCTGACCGGCATCCAGCCGTGGGTCGGTATCGTGGTCGGCGGCGTCATCGTCATCGGCTACACCTTCCTCGGCGGCTACTTCGCCGTGGCGTGGTCGGACTACTTCCAAGGAGCCATCATCCTCGCGGCGTTCATCCTCCTGCCCGTCATCGCGTTCGCCAACATGGGCCTGCCGTTCGAGGAGGTAGCGGCCACGGCGGGGTCGTCGATGACCAGCATCACCGCTGGGGCCGCCGGTTGGGCCGCCGTCTTCGGCGTTATCAGCTACGCCGCTATCGGTCTCGGTGTTCCCGGCAACCCCCACATCATGGTGCGGTTCATGGGCATCGACCGGGTGAAGAACGTCCGACTCGCGGCGCTCGTGGCCCAGTTGTTCATGTTCGTCGCCTACATCGGCGCGGCGCTGGTCGGCCTGTACGCGGTCGCGATGTTCGGCGACGGTGCGCTCGCCAACCCCGACAACGCGATGCCGCGCCTGACGCTCGACCTCCTGCCGGGCGCGGTGGCGGGAATCGTCCTCGCGGCGGCGCTCGCCGCGATGATGTCGAGCGCCGACTCCCAACTGCTCGTGGCGACCAGCGCCGTCGTGGAGGACGTCTACCACGGGTTCGTGGACCCGGACGCCTCCGAAGAGGAACTGGTGAAGTACTCGCGGTACGTGACCTTCGGTCTCGGTGCCGCCAGCGTCGCGTTCGCGTTCCTCGCCAAGGACACGCCCATCTACACGCTCGTCCTCAACTACGCGTGGGGCGGTCTCGGCGCGGCCATCGGTCCGACCGTCATCGCCACCCTCTGGTGGAAGCGCGTGACCGCGAAGGGGTCGGCCGCCAGCATGGTGGTCGGCGCGTCCGCGATGATTCTGTGGACTCAGCTTCAGACCGTCCTCGAAACGGTCGGCCTGATGCCGCCGGAGTCGGCCGCGTTCTGGTACGGTCTCGTCACGGTCTACGGCCTGTTCCCGGCGTTCGTCCTCTCGTCGGTCACGCTCGTGGTCGTCTCGCTGTTCACCGAACCGCCGTCGGACGTGGACGACCACTTCGACGCGTTCGACAAGCCCCTCTCGGCGGTCGTCTCCACGGACGGCGACGGCGCGCCCGACTACGCCACCGACGGCGGTGAGCGGACCGACGGTCCGCGAGCCTCGTCGAACCTCCGGTCCGACGGCGGGACCGGCGGGGACACGTCCCCGAAGGTCGTGACCGAGGGCGACAACATCCGCGGCCACGTCGCCGCGTCGGGGTACTGGAGCGACGATGAGCGCTGA
- a CDS encoding glycerophosphodiester phosphodiesterase, which yields MQITAHRGFGDRYPENTVCAAERASESADVIEIDVRRCGSGELVASHWDNVELVTDGRGDVDDLSASELASLRVDGSDWGIPLLTDVLAAIPSEVGVNLDLKERGIAADVVDIVYSVENDAVVSSFHLDPLWRTQLLDESIPLAFNFGVRPDANFLTAETIDCEYANPHWTLCFFTGLVESAHEAGMEVHAWPVATRPLARALERRGVDGLVLTRPL from the coding sequence GTGCAGATTACTGCCCACAGAGGCTTCGGGGACCGATATCCCGAGAACACGGTCTGCGCAGCGGAACGAGCGTCGGAGTCGGCCGACGTAATCGAAATCGACGTGCGGCGGTGCGGGTCGGGCGAACTCGTGGCCTCCCACTGGGACAACGTGGAACTGGTCACGGACGGCCGCGGCGACGTAGACGACCTCTCGGCGTCGGAACTCGCGTCGCTGCGCGTGGACGGGTCCGACTGGGGCATCCCGCTGTTGACCGACGTGCTGGCGGCGATTCCGTCGGAGGTGGGCGTCAACCTCGACCTTAAGGAGCGAGGTATCGCCGCGGACGTGGTGGACATCGTGTACAGCGTCGAGAACGACGCAGTCGTCTCGTCGTTCCACCTCGACCCGCTCTGGCGGACGCAGTTGCTGGACGAGTCGATACCGCTGGCGTTCAACTTCGGCGTGCGACCCGACGCCAACTTCCTCACCGCAGAGACCATCGACTGCGAGTACGCCAATCCCCACTGGACGCTGTGTTTCTTCACTGGCCTCGTCGAGAGCGCTCACGAGGCGGGCATGGAAGTCCACGCGTGGCCGGTGGCGACGCGGCCGCTCGCGCGGGCGCTCGAACGTCGTGGCGTGGACGGACTGGTACTGACCCGACCGCTGTGA
- a CDS encoding 30S ribosomal protein S28e, with translation MSAEETEEESSTPAEVIEIVGKTGMHGEAMQVKCRIREGENQGRIITRNCLGPVREGDVLQLRETAREADSIGGQ, from the coding sequence ATGAGTGCAGAGGAAACTGAAGAAGAAAGCTCCACGCCCGCCGAAGTAATCGAAATCGTCGGCAAGACGGGGATGCACGGCGAGGCCATGCAGGTCAAGTGCCGCATCCGCGAGGGCGAGAATCAGGGCCGCATCATCACGCGGAACTGTCTCGGTCCCGTCCGCGAGGGCGACGTGTTGCAACTGCGCGAGACCGCCCGCGAAGCCGACTCCATCGGAGGTCAGTAA
- a CDS encoding 50S ribosomal protein L24e, with product MPQTRECDFCGSDIEPGTGTMFVRTDGSTVHFCSAKCEKNADLGREPRDLEWTEEGGAEEGEQ from the coding sequence ATGCCCCAGACGAGAGAGTGTGACTTCTGCGGGTCCGACATCGAACCCGGCACGGGGACGATGTTCGTCCGCACCGACGGCAGTACGGTCCACTTCTGCTCGGCGAAGTGCGAGAAGAACGCCGACCTCGGCCGCGAACCCCGCGACCTCGAATGGACCGAGGAAGGCGGTGCCGAGGAGGGTGAACAGTGA